In the Arcobacter sp. F155 genome, one interval contains:
- the nrfH gene encoding cytochrome c nitrite reductase small subunit, whose amino-acid sequence MEKNKKIVVYGSILSFLIASALFVYTVYASNMLSYLSSDPKACINCHTMNSAYATWEKSSHKNVAGCVDCHLPVGDVVAKYKSKAIDGWNHSVAFTLNTYENNIHISDDGASRVQANCVRCHASENATLKMNADKYHSEEVGSLENGRKCWECHKFVPHGKVRSLTSTPYNLGVKVKE is encoded by the coding sequence ATGGAGAAGAATAAAAAAATTGTAGTTTACGGTTCAATTTTAAGTTTTCTAATTGCTTCAGCTCTTTTTGTTTACACAGTTTATGCATCAAATATGTTGTCATATTTGTCAAGTGATCCAAAAGCCTGTATTAATTGTCATACGATGAATTCTGCGTATGCAACATGGGAAAAAAGTTCACATAAAAATGTGGCAGGGTGTGTTGATTGTCACTTACCTGTAGGGGATGTTGTAGCTAAATACAAATCAAAAGCTATAGATGGGTGGAATCACTCTGTTGCATTCACTCTTAACACTTATGAGAATAATATTCACATAAGTGATGATGGGGCAAGCCGTGTGCAAGCAAACTGTGTTAGATGTCATGCAAGTGAAAATGCAACACTTAAAATGAATGCTGACAAATATCACAGTGAAGAGGTTGGAAGTCTTGAGAATGGTCGTAAATGTTGGGAGTGTCACAAATTTGTGCCACACGGAAAAGTTAGAAGTTTAACATCAACTCCATATAATCTTGGTGTTAAAGTAAAAGAATAA
- the nrfA gene encoding ammonia-forming cytochrome c nitrite reductase: MKKYKILMAVSVVAIGLMTALVASINEKKEEQVKLNEVPKVDRWETKNEEFRKHYPRQFDSWKQTKNSDEIHDMLKEYPELVVLWAGYGFAKDYNAPRGHFYAIEDNRNTLRTGGPVDEKTGPMPTACWTCKSPDVPRMMDKDGDMEYYTGKWAKYGSDIINPIGCVDCHNPETMELQVNRKYLDEGLKAAGEKSLAEATQQDMRSMVCAQCHVEYYFAKTPLADGKKAAVVTLPWAEGTLVEEMEKYYDNMEFKDWTHKVSKTPMLKAQHPGWEMWKTGAHGKNNVSCADCHMPYVQEGGIKYTDHNIGNPLENMDKSCMNCHRVSEKSLLANINEKRERKNELHKKAMKAIAAAHLEAGKAWDLGATKEEMAPILKDIRHAQWRWDYAVASHPAFFHAPEETLRVLGTALGKAGDARIKLAKVLAKYGAADYKAPEIKDKKQAQEIIGLPFEKLIEEKMKFRNGLMQEWKKEAEKKGVYNPESTKDVEDKTSYN, translated from the coding sequence ATGAAAAAATACAAAATATTAATGGCAGTAAGTGTAGTTGCAATTGGTCTAATGACTGCTCTTGTAGCTTCTATTAATGAGAAAAAAGAAGAACAAGTTAAACTAAATGAGGTTCCTAAAGTAGATAGATGGGAAACAAAAAACGAAGAGTTTAGAAAACATTATCCAAGACAGTTTGATTCTTGGAAACAAACTAAAAACTCTGATGAAATTCATGATATGTTAAAAGAGTATCCTGAGTTAGTTGTATTATGGGCAGGTTATGGTTTTGCAAAAGATTATAATGCACCTAGAGGGCACTTCTACGCAATAGAAGATAATAGAAATACACTAAGAACTGGTGGTCCAGTTGATGAGAAAACAGGTCCTATGCCAACAGCATGTTGGACATGTAAGTCTCCTGATGTTCCTAGAATGATGGATAAAGATGGTGATATGGAGTATTATACTGGTAAATGGGCTAAATATGGTTCAGATATCATTAATCCAATAGGTTGTGTAGATTGCCATAATCCAGAAACAATGGAACTTCAAGTAAATAGAAAATATTTAGATGAGGGATTAAAAGCAGCAGGTGAAAAATCATTAGCTGAAGCAACTCAACAAGATATGAGATCTATGGTTTGTGCACAATGTCACGTAGAGTATTACTTTGCAAAAACTCCATTAGCAGATGGTAAAAAAGCAGCAGTTGTTACTTTACCATGGGCTGAAGGTACATTAGTTGAAGAGATGGAAAAATACTATGACAATATGGAGTTCAAAGATTGGACACATAAAGTTTCTAAAACACCTATGTTAAAAGCACAACACCCAGGTTGGGAAATGTGGAAAACAGGTGCTCATGGTAAAAACAATGTATCTTGTGCAGATTGCCATATGCCATATGTTCAAGAAGGTGGTATTAAATATACAGACCACAACATTGGTAACCCATTAGAAAACATGGACAAATCTTGTATGAATTGTCACAGAGTAAGTGAAAAATCATTACTTGCTAATATTAATGAAAAAAGAGAAAGAAAAAATGAGCTACATAAAAAAGCTATGAAAGCTATTGCGGCAGCTCACTTAGAAGCAGGAAAAGCTTGGGATCTTGGTGCTACTAAAGAAGAGATGGCTCCTATCTTAAAAGATATTAGACATGCTCAATGGAGATGGGATTACGCAGTTGCTTCTCACCCAGCATTCTTCCATGCACCAGAAGAGACTTTAAGAGTTCTTGGTACTGCTTTAGGAAAAGCTGGTGATGCAAGAATCAAATTAGCTAAAGTATTAGCTAAATATGGTGCTGCTGATTATAAAGCTCCTGAGATTAAAGACAAAAAACAAGCTCAAGAGATTATTGGATTACCATTTGAAAAATTAATTGAAGAAAAAATGAAATTTAGAAATGGATTAATGCAAGAGTGGAAAAAAGAAGCAGAGAAAAAAGGTGTTTATAACCCTGAGTCTACTAAAGACGTAGAAGATAAAACTTCTTATAACTAA
- the ccsA gene encoding cytochrome c biogenesis protein CcsA, whose translation MLKKLKTIFSMPIVVVLLLFFALSCAIATFIENDFGPLGAKSFIYGQTWFELLMLLLTVAVIVNIFVFKMYKKDKFFLFMIHISLVFIFVGSALTRYMGYEANITIYEGRMENKMYSSDEYIKVYKDERLIYDKKVLMTKLAQDSFSYDTNIKDKDIEIKLNRFVDNAVERIVPSENGKPMINIIVKGFKEAKSIDLRDKQTKTTKFLDFSLNNSVKNSDKAYVHFETSAEKILYSSNLETTLFTKDYSSTKTIKANQKEQLFTDVIYKVGQTQFIINEASLKGEVKTVHGSEEIPENKRLSAVVLDLLIDGKKQELSLFGKSGFTGFKRNIDIEGEKLTLQWGTKQLKLPFSIMLNDFRLHRYPGSNAPSAYESDIKIYDTENKNTLEYTIYMNNTLDYNGYRLFQSSYTENEDGTILLVNKDPGKVPTYIGYFLLFTGLLLSLFVKKGRLKKLSSKKYDVESIKKIYYAKKAVVSFILVAFSMFFMQTNSFANTVLENNPKVLNIDKTHATKFGSLLVQDYQGRIKPVNSLAIEIINKITRKSSVYGLDANQFFLSMMLYPKVWQEVDFIKVKSERLKSIVDVEKSAKTISFNDIYTKEGFYKLEGHLEIANKKKSSLRDEFDKDLIKVDERLNIAYTLFTGDFLRVFPKKGDTNNKWLNTNEAVNLLISKDSETIKNLMQDYYLKLDLATKDKVSWDEVDASLENIINYQKQNANTNVIPSDLKIKAELTFNKYNIFENLTPVYLILGFFLLVLIFINIFKSEVKLEKISKIVLSLLVIAFIFHTFALGLRWYVAGHAPWSNGYESMIYISWAIVLAGIFFSKQSILALSTTTILSGITLFVAHLSWMEPQITTLVPVLKSYWLTIHVSVITASYGFLGLSCLLGFLCLVLFALANPKKEDDKFFNILVSIKESNRINEMSILIGLVLLVIGNFLGGIWANESWGRYWGWDPKETWTLVSIIIYAIIIHLKYIKDVLSDFVFAVLTTISYTSIIMTYFGVNYYLAGKHSYAAGDPVPIPTFVPVTLVVILVLIVLAYRNRKII comes from the coding sequence ATGTTAAAAAAACTTAAAACTATATTCTCAATGCCAATTGTTGTTGTGCTTTTACTATTTTTTGCACTTTCATGTGCAATTGCAACATTTATTGAAAATGATTTTGGCCCATTAGGAGCTAAATCTTTTATTTATGGGCAAACTTGGTTTGAACTTCTAATGCTTTTACTTACAGTTGCAGTAATAGTAAATATCTTTGTCTTTAAAATGTATAAAAAAGATAAATTCTTTTTATTTATGATTCATATTTCATTAGTATTTATTTTTGTAGGTTCTGCTTTAACTAGATATATGGGCTATGAAGCAAATATCACTATATATGAAGGACGAATGGAAAATAAAATGTACTCTAGTGATGAGTACATAAAAGTATATAAAGATGAAAGATTAATATACGATAAGAAAGTATTGATGACAAAATTAGCTCAAGATAGTTTTTCATATGATACAAATATAAAAGATAAAGATATAGAGATAAAATTAAACAGATTTGTAGATAATGCTGTTGAAAGAATTGTTCCAAGTGAAAATGGAAAACCTATGATTAATATTATTGTAAAAGGTTTTAAAGAGGCTAAAAGTATTGATTTAAGGGATAAGCAGACGAAAACAACGAAGTTTTTAGACTTCTCTTTAAATAATAGTGTTAAAAATAGTGATAAAGCCTATGTTCATTTTGAAACAAGTGCAGAAAAGATTTTATATAGTTCAAATCTTGAAACAACTCTTTTTACAAAAGATTACTCTTCAACTAAAACAATAAAAGCAAATCAAAAAGAGCAGTTATTTACAGATGTTATTTATAAAGTAGGGCAAACACAGTTTATAATAAATGAAGCTTCATTAAAAGGTGAAGTAAAAACTGTACATGGAAGTGAAGAAATTCCTGAAAACAAGAGATTATCTGCTGTTGTTTTAGATTTATTAATTGATGGTAAAAAACAAGAGCTATCTTTATTTGGAAAAAGTGGTTTCACTGGCTTTAAAAGAAATATTGATATCGAAGGAGAAAAGTTAACTTTACAATGGGGAACAAAGCAGTTGAAACTTCCTTTTTCTATTATGTTAAATGACTTTAGACTTCATAGATATCCTGGTTCAAATGCTCCTTCTGCTTATGAGAGTGATATTAAAATTTATGACACAGAAAATAAAAATACATTAGAGTACACAATTTATATGAATAATACTTTAGATTACAATGGATATAGACTATTTCAGTCATCTTACACAGAAAATGAAGATGGAACAATACTTTTAGTAAATAAAGACCCAGGTAAAGTTCCTACTTATATAGGGTATTTTTTACTGTTTACAGGACTTTTATTAAGCCTTTTTGTAAAAAAAGGAAGACTAAAAAAGCTTAGTTCAAAAAAATATGATGTAGAGAGTATAAAGAAAATATATTATGCGAAAAAAGCTGTGGTTAGTTTTATTCTTGTTGCTTTTAGTATGTTCTTTATGCAAACAAATAGTTTTGCAAATACTGTATTAGAGAATAATCCTAAAGTTTTAAATATAGATAAAACTCATGCAACAAAGTTTGGTTCTCTTTTAGTTCAAGATTATCAAGGAAGAATCAAACCTGTAAACTCTTTAGCAATAGAAATAATAAATAAAATCACAAGAAAAAGTAGTGTTTATGGTTTAGATGCCAATCAATTTTTCTTAAGTATGATGTTATATCCAAAAGTATGGCAAGAAGTAGATTTTATAAAAGTAAAAAGTGAGAGATTAAAATCAATAGTTGATGTAGAAAAAAGTGCAAAGACTATCTCTTTTAATGATATTTATACAAAAGAGGGCTTTTATAAACTAGAAGGTCATTTAGAAATAGCTAATAAAAAGAAAAGCTCTTTAAGAGATGAGTTTGATAAAGATTTAATAAAAGTTGATGAGAGATTAAATATTGCATACACTCTTTTTACGGGTGATTTTTTAAGAGTATTCCCTAAAAAAGGTGATACAAATAATAAGTGGCTAAATACAAATGAAGCAGTAAATTTACTTATTTCAAAAGATTCAGAAACTATAAAGAACTTAATGCAAGACTATTATTTAAAACTTGATTTGGCAACAAAAGATAAAGTTTCTTGGGATGAGGTTGATGCTTCTTTAGAAAATATTATAAACTACCAAAAACAAAATGCAAATACAAATGTTATTCCAAGTGATTTAAAAATCAAAGCAGAGCTAACTTTTAATAAATACAATATTTTTGAAAATCTAACTCCTGTTTATTTAATTCTTGGATTCTTTTTATTAGTTTTAATTTTTATAAATATATTTAAAAGTGAAGTAAAACTAGAAAAAATTTCTAAAATAGTTTTATCATTACTTGTAATAGCTTTTATTTTTCATACTTTTGCTCTAGGATTAAGATGGTATGTTGCAGGACATGCTCCTTGGTCAAATGGTTATGAATCAATGATTTATATCTCATGGGCGATAGTTTTAGCAGGAATCTTTTTCTCAAAGCAGTCAATTCTTGCTTTATCAACAACTACTATCTTAAGTGGAATCACTCTTTTTGTAGCTCATCTTTCATGGATGGAGCCACAAATCACAACGTTAGTTCCAGTATTAAAATCATACTGGCTAACTATTCATGTGAGTGTTATTACTGCTAGTTATGGATTTTTAGGGCTTTCTTGTTTACTTGGATTTTTATGTTTAGTTCTTTTTGCTTTAGCAAATCCTAAAAAAGAGGATGATAAGTTTTTTAATATCTTAGTTAGTATAAAAGAGTCAAATAGAATAAATGAAATGTCTATTTTAATAGGACTTGTTCTTCTTGTGATTGGAAACTTCCTTGGTGGTATTTGGGCAAATGAATCATGGGGAAGATATTGGGGATGGGATCCAAAAGAGACTTGGACTTTAGTATCTATTATTATTTATGCAATTATCATTCACTTAAAATATATAAAAGATGTTTTATCTGATTTTGTATTTGCAGTTTTAACTACAATTTCGTATACTTCAATTATTATGACATACTTTGGAGTAAACTATTATCTTGCAGGAAAACACTCTTATGCAGCAGGTGACCCTGTTCCTATTCCTACTTTTGTACCAGTTACTTTAGTAGTAATTTTAGTACTTATAGTTCTTGCATATAGAAATAGAAAAATTATCTGA